In one window of Thermodesulfobacteriota bacterium DNA:
- the purN gene encoding phosphoribosylglycinamide formyltransferase: MVNIGVLVSGSGTNLQSIIDEIEAGRLDASIKVVVSNKPDSFALERARKHDIPVAVVRVKDFPQKEAFDAEVLRILKEHGVELVVLAGFMRIITRVLLDSFHMKVMNIHPSLLPSFPGLEVQKAALEYGVKFSGCTVHFVDDGVDTGPVIVQAVVPVKDEDTVESLSKRILAEEHRIYPRAIQLYSEGRLEVRGRRVFVRDAKSPSGGMENPGED; encoded by the coding sequence ATGGTCAACATAGGGGTGCTCGTATCAGGTAGCGGCACGAACCTCCAGTCGATAATAGACGAGATAGAGGCCGGAAGGCTCGACGCCTCCATAAAGGTGGTCGTCTCGAACAAGCCCGACTCCTTTGCGCTTGAGCGCGCAAGGAAGCACGACATCCCTGTCGCCGTGGTAAGGGTCAAGGACTTCCCGCAAAAAGAGGCCTTCGACGCGGAGGTGCTTCGGATTTTGAAGGAGCACGGCGTCGAGCTTGTGGTGCTCGCGGGCTTCATGCGGATAATAACCAGGGTCCTCCTGGACTCGTTCCACATGAAGGTGATGAACATACATCCATCGCTCCTTCCTTCCTTCCCCGGGCTGGAGGTACAGAAAGCCGCGCTCGAATACGGTGTGAAGTTCTCTGGCTGCACCGTGCATTTCGTGGACGACGGCGTGGACACCGGGCCCGTAATAGTCCAGGCGGTCGTGCCGGTTAAGGACGAGGACACGGTCGAGTCGCTTTCAAAGCGGATACTGGCTGAAGAGCACAGGATATATCCGCGGGCCATACAGCTCTATAGCGAGGGAAGGCTCGAGGTAAGGGGCAGAAGGGTATTCGTCAGGGACGCTAAGTCACCTTCAGGGGGCATGGAAAATCCCGGAGAAGACTAA
- a CDS encoding glycosyltransferase: MRVALVHDWLTGMRGGEKVLEVFCELFPSADLYTLFHDRGSVSGVIEGRRVRTSFIQGLPFARSAYRHYLPLFPAAVEGLHLKGYRLVLSTSHCVAKGVLPPPGSLHISYIHTPMRYVWDMYHEYFGQKRGVRALAYRAVAHYLRLWDAASSARVDHFIANSANVAEKVRRLYRRRADVIHPPVDCSKFAIGRRPGSYYLIISAFAPYKRIDLAIEAFNASGKKLVIAGSGQERKRLVKAARPNIEFLGWKTDDELKGLYQGCRALVFPGEEDFGITPLEAMASGRPVIAFGRGGATETVVPPGRGRNATGVFFMEQAPAALNEAVEIFEKAEGIFNPESIRAHALAFDRTVFKERIRKYLESKLIESRGGRGNAQKTQPAL; this comes from the coding sequence GTGAGGGTCGCTCTCGTACACGATTGGCTGACCGGCATGCGCGGCGGGGAAAAGGTCCTGGAAGTCTTCTGCGAGCTCTTCCCCTCGGCAGACCTATATACCCTTTTCCACGACCGGGGGTCTGTCTCCGGGGTCATAGAGGGCAGGCGGGTGAGGACGTCTTTCATACAGGGCCTCCCTTTTGCGCGTAGCGCATACAGGCACTACCTGCCGCTCTTCCCTGCAGCAGTCGAGGGGCTGCATCTTAAGGGCTACAGGCTCGTGCTCTCGACAAGCCATTGCGTAGCAAAGGGGGTGCTGCCCCCGCCGGGCTCCCTGCATATCTCCTACATACACACTCCAATGAGGTATGTCTGGGACATGTACCACGAGTACTTCGGGCAAAAGAGGGGAGTACGGGCGCTTGCCTACCGGGCAGTCGCCCATTACCTGAGGCTCTGGGACGCCGCATCGAGCGCGAGGGTCGACCACTTCATAGCGAACTCTGCCAATGTCGCGGAGAAGGTGAGAAGGCTTTACAGGAGGAGGGCGGATGTCATACACCCGCCGGTCGACTGCTCGAAATTCGCGATAGGCCGAAGGCCGGGAAGCTATTACCTCATCATTTCCGCCTTTGCCCCGTATAAAAGGATAGACCTTGCCATAGAGGCCTTCAACGCGTCGGGGAAGAAGCTCGTCATCGCCGGTTCAGGGCAGGAACGGAAGAGGCTCGTAAAGGCGGCCCGGCCAAATATCGAGTTCCTGGGCTGGAAAACGGACGATGAGCTCAAAGGGTTATACCAGGGATGCAGGGCACTCGTTTTTCCCGGGGAGGAAGACTTCGGTATAACGCCCCTCGAGGCTATGGCGTCCGGCAGGCCGGTAATAGCCTTCGGCAGGGGTGGCGCTACGGAGACCGTCGTCCCGCCTGGCAGGGGACGGAACGCGACCGGTGTCTTCTTCATGGAGCAGGCCCCGGCGGCGCTTAACGAGGCCGTCGAAATATTCGAAAAAGCCGAAGGAATTTTCAACCCTGAGTCCATAAGGGCGCATGCTCTCGCCTTTGACAGAACCGTATTCAAGGAAAGGATCAGAAAGTATTTAGAATCGAAGCTGATCGAGTCCAGGGGCGGGAGGGGAAATGCTCAAAAAACACAGCCAGCTCTTTGA
- a CDS encoding DUF523 domain-containing protein, whose protein sequence is MYNGPVIVSACLLGLRTRYDGKDAYSIEAVTRLEGRTLIPVCPEQLGGLPTPRPASEIADGDGTAVLAGTAKVIDEFGADVTLQFMKGAMDVLQIARITGSEEAFLKERSPSCGVGTICRDSLCVNGTGVTAALLKREGLVVSGF, encoded by the coding sequence ATGTACAACGGACCGGTCATAGTGAGCGCCTGCCTCCTGGGCCTCCGGACCCGCTACGACGGGAAGGACGCCTACTCCATCGAGGCCGTAACCCGCCTTGAGGGAAGGACGTTAATCCCGGTCTGCCCGGAGCAGCTGGGGGGCTTGCCCACCCCGCGCCCCGCATCCGAGATAGCCGACGGCGACGGCACGGCCGTCCTGGCCGGGACGGCAAAGGTCATTGACGAGTTCGGGGCCGACGTCACGCTCCAGTTCATGAAGGGCGCGATGGACGTGCTTCAGATTGCCAGGATCACAGGCTCGGAAGAGGCTTTCTTAAAAGAGAGAAGCCCCTCGTGCGGTGTAGGCACAATCTGCAGGGACAGCCTTTGCGTGAACGGGACCGGGGTCACTGCAGCGCTCCTTAAGAGGGAGGGGCTTGTGGTAAGTGGTTTTTAG
- a CDS encoding UDP-glucose/GDP-mannose dehydrogenase family protein, producing MNICVIGTGYVGLVTGTCFADFGVNVSCVDKDAAKIAMLKKGEIPIFEPGLKELVDKNINEKRLTFTTDLSEVIKKSLVIFIAVGTPPKGDGSADLCYIEEVARTIAQNLNGYKVIVTKSTVPVGTGKLIEGIIEKEQDGEHKFDVVSNPEFLREGSAVEDFMRPNRVVLGARSEQAIAIMKDLYSPLYLIETPFVITDIETSELIKYASNAFLATKVSFINEVANICERVGADVKMVAKGMGLDNRIGPKFLHAGPGYGGSCFPKDTMAITKIARSHGYAFRIVEAVIEVNREQRDRMIEKIKGLAGELPGRQIGILGLAFKPNTDDIRESPAMDIAERLMAEGASIKAYDPAAMENAGKAMRGPVTFCTDAYEVADGSDALVILTEWNQFRKLDLNRVKGLLKAPKILDLRNVYDPAAMRRLGFEYVCVGRGEKDSELSFAGPLKATAAKAE from the coding sequence ATGAACATCTGCGTAATCGGCACGGGCTACGTGGGTCTCGTGACCGGCACCTGTTTTGCCGACTTCGGCGTGAACGTCTCCTGCGTCGACAAGGACGCCGCGAAGATTGCGATGCTCAAGAAAGGTGAAATACCTATCTTCGAGCCGGGCCTCAAGGAACTCGTAGACAAGAACATAAACGAGAAGAGGCTCACCTTCACTACCGACCTCTCCGAGGTCATAAAGAAATCCCTCGTCATCTTCATAGCCGTGGGCACGCCCCCAAAGGGGGACGGCTCTGCGGACCTCTGCTACATAGAAGAGGTGGCCCGCACCATCGCCCAAAATCTGAACGGCTACAAGGTCATCGTAACGAAGAGCACCGTCCCTGTGGGCACGGGGAAGCTCATAGAGGGCATCATCGAGAAGGAGCAGGACGGGGAGCACAAGTTCGACGTGGTCTCGAACCCCGAGTTCCTGAGGGAAGGCTCCGCGGTCGAGGACTTCATGAGGCCGAACAGGGTGGTACTCGGGGCGCGTAGCGAGCAGGCCATAGCCATAATGAAAGACCTCTACTCCCCGCTTTACCTCATTGAAACGCCCTTCGTCATAACCGACATAGAGACGTCCGAGCTCATAAAATACGCCTCGAACGCCTTCCTGGCCACCAAGGTCTCCTTCATAAACGAGGTCGCGAACATCTGCGAGCGCGTGGGCGCGGACGTAAAGATGGTCGCCAAGGGCATGGGGCTCGACAACCGCATCGGCCCCAAGTTCCTCCACGCCGGCCCGGGATACGGCGGCTCCTGCTTTCCCAAGGACACGATGGCCATAACCAAGATAGCCCGCTCCCACGGCTACGCGTTCAGGATAGTCGAGGCGGTTATCGAGGTGAACCGGGAGCAAAGGGACAGGATGATCGAGAAGATAAAGGGCCTTGCCGGGGAGCTTCCCGGCAGGCAGATAGGCATACTCGGCCTTGCATTTAAGCCCAATACCGACGACATAAGGGAATCCCCGGCGATGGACATCGCCGAAAGGCTCATGGCCGAGGGCGCTTCCATAAAGGCATACGACCCTGCGGCAATGGAGAACGCCGGAAAGGCCATGCGCGGGCCTGTCACCTTCTGCACCGACGCGTATGAAGTCGCCGACGGGAGCGACGCTCTCGTGATCCTCACCGAATGGAACCAGTTCAGGAAGCTCGACCTCAACAGGGTGAAGGGGCTCTTGAAGGCCCCGAAGATACTCGATTTGAGGAACGTCTACGACCCGGCCGCCATGAGGAGGCTGGGCTTCGAGTACGTCTGCGTCGGAAGGGGCGAGAAGGACTCGGAGCTATCCTTTGC
- the spoVG gene encoding septation regulator SpoVG, translating to MRITEIKVLPVDGDEKLKAYVTIKLDDCFVVRDMKVIKGTTGYFVAMPAKKMKDGTYRDLVHPLDKPTRQMLEEQVMSEFKKVLAEGDGAQAFSNAV from the coding sequence ATGCGCATTACCGAGATCAAGGTGCTTCCGGTGGATGGGGATGAAAAGCTCAAGGCCTATGTGACTATCAAGCTCGACGACTGTTTCGTTGTGAGGGACATGAAGGTGATAAAGGGAACTACCGGGTATTTCGTGGCCATGCCAGCCAAGAAGATGAAGGACGGCACCTACAGGGACCTTGTCCACCCGCTCGATAAGCCCACAAGGCAGATGCTCGAGGAGCAGGTCATGAGCGAGTTCAAGAAGGTGCTTGCCGAGGGAGACGGCGCCCAGGCCTTTTCAAATGCGGTTTGA
- a CDS encoding undecaprenyl-phosphate glucose phosphotransferase encodes MLKKHSQLFESLLLISDLIIIASSWALSFHIRFHSGLLSVPRGVPDFFAYSLLLIPITIIWAVVFKVFGLYRPKRIGTPLSEVIDIGKACGISMLIFIAVTFFAKQYEFSRLVFVLFTVINIGALSLGRFAFRKALRSLMRRGFNLRYAVIVGTGEPARRLIENIENHPEVGIKIEGLVSPEEGQAGRQVCGVRVVGSTGDLRELLGLMRIDMVFIALGWDQHSKVAEAVKHIGDEAVDIKVIPDMVEFMTLRGGVEEFEGIPILNLRNSPLYGWNMVLKRGFDIVLSVAALVLFSPLMLVIAALVRATSPGPVLYRQERMGIGGQPFRMLKFRTMRTGAEDDTGAVWARRGDPRRTMLGRVLRATSLDELPQLINVLRGDMSLVGPRPERPVFIHEFRREIPRYMLRHRMKAGITGWAQVNGWRGHTDLKKRIEHDLYYIENWSLALDMKILFLTLWKGFVNRNAY; translated from the coding sequence ATGCTCAAAAAACACAGCCAGCTCTTTGAGAGCCTCCTTCTCATCTCGGACCTCATCATAATCGCCTCCTCCTGGGCGCTCTCCTTCCATATACGCTTTCATTCTGGGCTCTTGAGCGTGCCAAGGGGCGTGCCTGATTTTTTCGCGTACAGCCTCCTCCTCATACCCATAACGATAATCTGGGCGGTCGTATTCAAGGTCTTCGGCCTGTACCGGCCCAAGAGGATAGGCACCCCGCTTTCCGAAGTGATCGACATCGGGAAGGCGTGCGGGATATCCATGCTCATATTCATCGCGGTCACTTTCTTTGCCAAGCAGTACGAGTTTTCGAGGCTCGTATTCGTACTTTTCACCGTCATAAATATCGGGGCCTTGAGCCTCGGGAGGTTCGCGTTCAGGAAGGCGCTCCGGTCTCTCATGAGGAGGGGCTTTAACCTCCGGTACGCGGTTATCGTCGGGACCGGCGAGCCTGCAAGGAGGCTTATTGAAAACATCGAGAACCATCCGGAGGTGGGCATCAAGATTGAAGGGCTCGTCTCTCCTGAAGAGGGGCAGGCCGGCAGGCAGGTGTGCGGGGTGAGGGTAGTCGGCTCCACCGGGGACTTAAGGGAGCTCCTGGGCCTCATGCGCATAGACATGGTATTCATCGCCCTCGGCTGGGACCAGCACTCGAAGGTCGCGGAAGCCGTCAAACACATCGGTGACGAGGCCGTGGACATAAAGGTAATACCGGACATGGTGGAGTTCATGACCCTGAGGGGCGGGGTCGAGGAGTTCGAGGGCATACCCATATTGAACCTCCGTAACTCGCCCCTTTACGGCTGGAACATGGTCCTTAAAAGGGGCTTCGATATCGTGCTCTCGGTCGCCGCCCTCGTCCTTTTCTCGCCACTGATGCTGGTTATAGCGGCGCTCGTGAGGGCTACCTCGCCGGGCCCGGTCCTCTACAGGCAGGAGAGGATGGGCATAGGCGGGCAGCCCTTCCGGATGCTCAAGTTCAGGACCATGCGGACCGGGGCCGAGGACGATACCGGCGCGGTCTGGGCAAGGCGGGGCGACCCCAGGCGTACCATGCTCGGAAGGGTCTTGAGGGCCACGAGCCTTGACGAGCTCCCGCAGCTCATAAACGTCCTGAGAGGCGACATGTCGCTCGTAGGCCCGAGGCCCGAGCGGCCGGTCTTCATACACGAGTTCAGGAGGGAGATACCCCGTTATATGCTCAGGCACAGGATGAAGGCCGGCATTACAGGATGGGCGCAGGTGAACGGCTGGAGGGGACACACGGACCTTAAAAAAAGGATAGAGCACGACCTCTATTACATAGAGAACTGGTCGCTGGCCCTGGACATGAAAATACTTTTCCTTACGCTCTGGAAGGGGTTCGTAAACCGGAACGCCTACTGA
- the purM gene encoding phosphoribosylformylglycinamidine cyclo-ligase, producing the protein MRMKKLTYKKAGVNIDEGGRLVTLIKPSVRSTYRKEVMGDIGGFGALFSGKFKGMKDPVLVSSTDGVGTKLMVAFAADRHDTIGIDLVAMSVNDILVSGAEPLFFLDYFATGRLDAKRGAEVVKGIAEGCKLAGCALIGGETAEMPGLYRPGEYDLAGFAVGVVDRKKIVDGSRIKPGDRIIGLASSGLHSNGYSLARKIIFESLGRKLTDRPRGLGTDIGSALLAPTRIYVKPVLKLMKHCDVLGMAHITGGGFIENIPRVLPKGTVAAIEKGSWPVPPIFRLLREGGPVDESEMFRTFNVGIGLVIVVRARDEARALKRLAALGEKAFTIGEIARAKGAPRVEFTGKAGMI; encoded by the coding sequence TTGCGCATGAAAAAACTTACCTATAAGAAAGCCGGAGTTAATATCGACGAAGGCGGCAGGCTCGTTACTCTCATAAAGCCCTCGGTGCGCTCGACCTACCGGAAAGAGGTGATGGGAGACATAGGCGGGTTCGGCGCCCTTTTCTCGGGAAAATTCAAAGGCATGAAAGACCCGGTGCTTGTTTCATCGACCGACGGGGTTGGAACCAAGCTCATGGTGGCCTTTGCCGCGGACAGGCACGACACCATCGGAATCGACCTCGTTGCCATGAGCGTTAACGACATACTCGTAAGCGGGGCCGAGCCTCTTTTCTTCCTCGACTACTTCGCGACCGGCAGGCTCGACGCGAAAAGGGGAGCTGAGGTTGTAAAGGGAATAGCGGAAGGCTGCAAGCTCGCCGGATGCGCCCTCATAGGCGGCGAGACCGCCGAGATGCCGGGCCTTTACAGGCCTGGAGAGTACGACCTGGCGGGCTTTGCCGTCGGCGTGGTCGACAGGAAAAAAATTGTGGACGGCTCCCGGATAAAGCCGGGAGACAGGATAATAGGGCTTGCTTCCAGCGGCCTACACAGTAACGGCTACTCGCTCGCGAGAAAGATAATCTTCGAATCCCTCGGGCGCAAGCTTACCGACAGGCCCAGGGGCCTTGGGACCGACATCGGGTCCGCCCTCCTTGCGCCGACCCGTATTTACGTGAAGCCGGTCCTGAAGCTCATGAAACACTGCGACGTCCTCGGCATGGCCCACATAACTGGCGGAGGCTTTATTGAGAATATCCCGAGGGTGCTGCCAAAAGGCACTGTGGCGGCCATAGAAAAAGGCTCGTGGCCCGTGCCGCCCATATTCAGGCTCTTAAGGGAGGGCGGCCCGGTAGATGAGAGCGAGATGTTCAGGACCTTCAATGTCGGCATAGGGTTGGTCATCGTCGTCAGGGCCCGGGACGAGGCCCGCGCGCTAAAGAGGCTTGCGGCCCTCGGCGAGAAGGCCTTTACCATAGGCGAAATCGCCCGGGCTAAAGGCGCGCCCCGGGTTGAATTCACCGGGAAAGCGGGTATGATTTAA
- a CDS encoding metal-dependent hydrolase, which produces MKITWQGHSCFIVEAQGKSVIIDPFLSGNPTAKTKPADVKVDAVLVTHGHGDHLGDAVEISKANKAPIIGTFELVNYCISKGATGHAMHIGGSHAFPFGRVKLTIAHHGSATEAGTPGNPCGFIVSMGGKTLYHAGDTGLFADMALIGETNSIDCALLPIGDNFTMGIEDAVRAVAFLKPRVAVPMHYNTFDLIKQDPQAFSKGLEGKPVDVRIMNPGESTEI; this is translated from the coding sequence ATGAAGATAACCTGGCAGGGACACTCGTGTTTCATTGTGGAGGCTCAGGGAAAGAGCGTCATAATCGACCCCTTCCTAAGCGGCAACCCTACGGCTAAGACAAAACCGGCGGATGTGAAGGTCGACGCGGTGCTCGTTACGCACGGCCACGGCGACCACCTGGGCGACGCGGTCGAGATTTCAAAGGCCAACAAGGCCCCCATTATCGGCACATTCGAGCTCGTTAACTACTGCATTTCAAAAGGCGCGACAGGCCACGCCATGCACATAGGCGGAAGCCACGCCTTCCCGTTCGGAAGAGTGAAGCTCACAATCGCCCACCACGGCTCGGCTACTGAAGCGGGCACCCCCGGCAACCCATGCGGCTTCATTGTCAGCATGGGCGGAAAGACCCTCTACCACGCGGGCGACACCGGGCTCTTCGCGGACATGGCCCTCATAGGAGAGACCAACTCAATTGACTGCGCCCTCCTCCCGATAGGCGACAACTTCACGATGGGGATAGAGGACGCGGTACGGGCTGTCGCGTTTTTGAAGCCCAGGGTCGCGGTACCCATGCACTATAACACCTTCGACCTCATAAAGCAGGACCCGCAGGCCTTCAGTAAGGGGCTCGAAGGCAAGCCAGTCGATGTCAGGATTATGAACCCCGGGGAGAGTACCGAGATATAA
- a CDS encoding VOC family protein, with protein sequence MPTVVHFEIPADDPDRARRFYYDMFGWQIERIPGMEYWLINTTGENPIGGGLMRRESPKQTITNYIDVSSIDEFTEKAKALGGKTLVSKKAVPGMGYYAICLDPEGNTFGIWEDSKEAR encoded by the coding sequence ATGCCCACGGTAGTGCATTTCGAGATACCAGCCGACGACCCCGACAGGGCGCGGAGGTTCTATTACGACATGTTCGGCTGGCAGATCGAGAGGATACCCGGAATGGAATACTGGCTCATAAACACGACCGGCGAAAACCCCATCGGCGGCGGCCTCATGCGGAGGGAAAGCCCGAAGCAGACAATCACCAACTACATTGACGTGAGCTCAATAGACGAATTCACGGAGAAGGCAAAGGCGCTGGGAGGAAAGACGCTGGTCTCGAAAAAGGCCGTGCCCGGAATGGGGTACTACGCCATATGCCTGGACCCCGAGGGGAATACCTTCGGCATATGGGAGGACAGCAAGGAAGCGAGATGA